A region of the Stieleria neptunia genome:
TTCGTTGTCCGCATACTGCAGCATAGCGGCCAACAAGTAGCGCGGTGTCGGAGACTCCTGCCAACGATCGGTCAAGTCGCCGCCGCACACGATCAGACGTCCTGCGGGATCGTCGAATTCGGCGTCAAACCACCACCAGCCGTCCGCGCCCGAGGTCACTTGCAGTTGCGGTCGGTTTCTGCGGGCGGCAAATCTAAATCCAATCGTGTCGCTCTCGCGGTCGCTCCAATGTCCTGGGTCCAACCGGTGATCAAGCCCTTTCACGATAGTTGACCCGGCGAGCGAGAGGTTCCCGGGGGCTTTGTTTTCTGCCGAAAAACCAAAATCGAATGATCCATCACGAGGGGCGAACCACAACACGATTCGCCCACCGGCGGCAAGCTCCCATACAGTTTGTGCCAGTGCGGGTTTCGATTTCAGAGAAACTCCCGGGGCAATGATCACGACGCCGCGCCGATGCAAATCCAACGCATCAAGCGAGCGAATCATCCGATAGGGTAGCTTCGCTTGCGAAAACAGTTCGCCGGTCTTGCCTACTGGGTCGTAAAGTTCAATCTCGAATCGTTGCAGCCAGTGTTGTCGCCCCGCAAACGGATCGCGTGAGAACAGCCACAGCTTTCGTTCGTCGCTGGTTGATGCTTGACCGGCAGTGACAAAACTCACCTGCAGCGTTGCCTCTTGAGCGACGCCCGGTCGGAGCGGCGGGATCCGCAATGGAAGATCAACAGTCGTTGTTTTTCTCGCTTGCAGATCAACGCTTTGCTCGCCGCGACCCAGCGTGCGATGCAACACCGTCAATTGCCAAGAAAGTCGCCCACGCGTCGCCTGCCGGCTGGTCAATTGAATTCGATAATCGAAATCATGGTTGGCGAACAACGCGGGTGACGATTGCCAAGCGATCTGCAGCGCATCGTCCGCCCGTGCTGCAGCCGCGCAGCAAGCCGCCAGAAGCACGACGCAAATCTGCCCGATTGACCGGGTGCGGTTCATGATCTCTCCAGTAAACAGGCGACTCGAAACACGCCGAACACACGAACGTAACGTCACGGATGAACGCATCAACGGTCCCCGTTTCCGGGCAGGGAAATTCGATGGTCCACTTGAACCAAAGCTGCAAGACCGGCTCCGTTGCGATGGCATGGTTCACCAAATTGTACGCCAAATCATCGATAGGCGTGAAACGAAAACGAGTCGGGCTGAGCGTTGATCTCCGCTTCAGTCATTTCGGTTGACTGCTGGCGTCAGCTTCTCTGCGAGCCCGACTGCGACGCGCCGACCGTCCCCGGCATCCCGGGGGACGTGGATTCTATTGCTGCAGCTTTTGCGTTTCTAGTGAAACGCTACACCGCAGAGCGGTGCCACGACACAGCCCGGGGTCGCGGAGCGCACCCCGGGTTGTTGCGAAATGGGAACTGGAACCCCAGCGGGGTTCAACAAACGACGCGCCGTGATCCGAGGGGCAAACTGCGCGAACCCGGCAAAACGTATTGTTCAACCCCGCTGGGGTTGGCCGCCGAATGGTGGCCGGAACTTGGGGTGCGCTATCGCGACCCCAAGCTTTGGTGTGGCACGCCGCTGGCGTGAAACCACGGCCGCGGTAGAACGAGAAGTGCGTCAGTAATACAATCGGCATCCCGAAGGGATTTCAGCGAGTAGCCGGAGGTCAGCGCAGCGCCACCTCCGGACCACGACTCCTATCCTCCCCCTCGACCCCCGACGGGGTCGCAGCAAATCCCAACACCCCACCGAGCGCAGCCTTCGGCTAAACGCCCCCCAGAGACCGATACCGTTGGCTATCCGCCGATTTGGGAAGAGGAGATGGCGAGCGCGTGGCGCCGATCGGATCGCCAAGCCCATGTTGCGATTGCGACGCAAGGCAAAATGATGATCAAGTTGATACCGATCACAAGCTCAGCATCGCCGACGCTCATCATCAGTAACGCAACCGTGATCACGACCTGAATGCCCGCAGCAGCGCATGCGAAATACGCAGCCTTGCGTGTCGATCGGATGGCAGACGTCGCAACCAGGACGAGGACGGGGGCGTTCACCAAAAACATCATGCCAGCTTTGCGGTCACCTGGTGTTGATCGAAGCAAGACAATGGTAAACGCAACGAAGGCCAGCGCGCAAATCGCTGCCACAGCCGCGATCGCTGGGGAGCCGATACCTGAATGATGTTCAAGTTTTGCTCCTGCGGTGGCCGGCGGTGCGTAGGGGTTCATGTTGGGCCCCGTCATTTTGCGGTCGGTTGGACTCAGGTTGATATTGCTCAAGGGTGATCACGTCTGCTGTTGAAGAGGAAAACGGGTCAGGAGACAATTCGTGAGACTGGGAAATTCGCCAAATCTCCTAAGCTTCCGAAACGGCTCCTGACCCTTTTTCCTCGTCCATCTTGAGTGGTGCCTACCGGTTCGTCGACTTCTGGACGGCTAGTCCTCAAAAGACGACGGAGTTGTAACAGCAACCGGGAATGCCTCCTTGTATCCCAGTGGTTGAATAAACGGTCCGTTGCGAATTTGACCGTAGTACACACCGAATCCGTCATGGTCCAGTCGAACATCCGAGTGCCAGGTTTTGCCGCTCGCCGAATCATTCCATGAGAAACTGACTCGGTATGCTTCAGCCTCAGCCGAGTAGCGAACGTCTTTTACCGTGGTCGTCACCGTCCCGAGTGTGGTGCTCTGCTCGAATTGCTTAGCGACTTCCTTGGGAGACAAGGGCTGCTGAGACGCAAGGCCTTGTTTCAACCGTGTGATCTGACGATTCATGATCACGGTATTCGCGGCGAGCGCGCCAATCGCGATCCAGAGCAACAACGTCCCGATTGAAAACTGATATCGTCGGGGCGCAGGTGTTTGTGATGTGTTGGCCTCGTCGCTCATGTCTTAGATCCAATCTGTTTTCGTGGTTTCTGACTAACGATAATGATGCGCCGATGGAGGCAAAAGATCGGACCACTTCATCCCGAAAGGATCACCGCAAGTGGCCGAAGAACAGCGCGGCGCCACCTCCGGACCACGCCCCACTCCACTCGACTCCACGCTCCCGGACGGGGTCTTGTGTCATCCCCTCAGCGCACACGACCGTAAACAAGAACCATTCGCTCCAAATAGATTTCATCCGTCACCACCGAGACCTGTCGTACCAGGCAGTCATTGATCAGCCTCAAATGGTCACCAACCTTGGTGTCGCCGTCGTCGTATCGCAAGATGGACGCGTCCATTGTATTCGGCGTTGCCCAGTCCGGTACGCCTGCCGGTTCAAGGATCATTAGCCCATCACGGTCGACGACTGTCCCTGTCATGGGGACGTAAGCGTTTACCTGAACGCCGCGAACGTCGAACATTAAGGCATCGAATTCGATTACCTCCTCAGTAAACGCGTTACCTTGTATTTTCATAACCAACCCGGCCATCGGAACGGCATCAGGAATCTGTGCATCGCCATTGCCGCGGAGCCAAGCCTGAATCTTGGCCATACATGCGGTATCCTCTTCGTCACCCCACGCAATCTCATCGACGAGATAGCGATACCGTTCGAGTTGCCATTCGCCATCGATTGACGTGATCGACATCGATCGATTCCTGGATGCACTAGAACGGAGTAAGGTAACGATCACGTGGTCGCCGCCAGCGACGCCCCCCTTCCAGAAAACTCAAGCCGGCTAGCGTGCATCCGCTGGCTCAGAACGAGAATTGTCGTTATCGGTTTGACGATTTAACACCAGCAAAGACAAACGCGATCCGCTCGGTGCCTCAAATTTCTTTGGTCGCTCAACGGTCGAATCGCTCGGCAAGCAGAGCCGTAGCTCCTCACCTTTCATCTCGTAGATGCAGTGGAGAATCGACCCCTTGGGTGCCTTGCCATGAGTCTCAACGGTGACCAGCCTCATTCCTTTCGGTTGATCCATCGGCTGAAGAGTGAATTGGTACGTATAGTCGGGAGTACCGAAGCCAGTCATTGTCATCAGATCGCCGGAAAATTTGATCCTCAGATCGCTGAGTCCCTTCTTTCGCAGGACTTCACCCAACTTCCGCCCGTTCGTTTCACCGCTCGACAAGGCCCATACACCTTGCAAACGCGACTTGTCGTCTGTTGGGTCGTCGGCGCGAGCCGCGGCGCTGACCAAGCACACGATGCAGACCATGGCGAATTCGACAGCGGTTTTCATTTTGAGTCTCTCTTCATTGCCGAACGATAACCGTTTACCACGGCAAGGCGCACGACATTAGGGTTTCGATTGACGCCAACTCTGTGCCTGCGAAGCCGGACGTGATGGTTCTCGCGTCCGGTTACGAGCAAATGGGGGAAAGGATGCTACAGGCGATGTTGAGCGGGGTAACGAATTGCAATCTATCGGCGCATTGGCAAGAACGGGGATCCATCGGACGCCAGAGCGTTGCCGGCCTTCAGTCGGGCCCGCCAGAACGCTGATTAGAACGGATCCGGCCAGACAGTGCCAGTTTCTCGCGCCCAGACGCACTCGAGCTGGGTGACGAGAGGTGGGACCGACTCCGACATGCCTCGTGCCCCAACGGGCATGCACCACCAACCCAACGCCACCATCGCAGCGTCCCCGGCATCCCGAAGGGATCACAGCGAGTAGCCGGAGGTCAGCGCAGCGCCACCTCCGGTCCAACCACCAATCCTCCCCTCGACCCCGGACGGGGTCGCAGCAAATCCCGACACCCCGCCGTGTTCAGCCTCTCGCTCAAGGGTCCCCCAAAGACCAACCGGAAAATCGGCAGCGATCACTGTCCGCAAGCCGTTTTTCCGCCCCACAGAACGCAGCAGGAAGTTAGGAAGATTTCGGGTAGGAAAATGGATTGTAAAAGACGACGCAAACGGGCAAACACCATGCTCTCTTTTCCTACCCAAAATTTTCCTACCTCCATCTCCAACCGGTGCATCACCCGCGGATCATCATCAGAACACCCGCCCCGATTCGCGTTGAGGAAGTTGACGAGGCTGCCAACGCAATCTCTCGCAAAGACGCGTTACACAGCGCTTGGTCACGCCGACCGATCTGCCCATCCGCAAACCATCCGCTTCGGGAGTCACTTGCACGCACTTCATCGGCGTCGCGGTGCATGCCGCGTTTTGATCTCAGTGGTGCACTTTGCACATCCCAAGACGCTCGACTCCCAAGGATCGGCGCGTCGTGCGTTCGATCGGATTCGTCTTTGAGTCAAAGAAAAACACCCTCGGACCACACGACGCGAGTGACGGGGGAGTCGAGCGCCGCCGGATCACTCGATGGGCCACAAGAGATCAAAACGCTCGTCGCACCCAAACGCTGACGACCTACGGCCAGAGGATCAAAGAAGCTGGCGTCAGCCTTACGGCCCGGAGTCTCACGCCCCCCCCGCCCCACCGTGACCGCACGTCAACCATCGAAGCGGAAAGCAATTCGATTAAGTTCAACGTCGGCCGTCACCGGGCACGGCGAACGACATTGTGTTTTCAATTGACGCCGACTCCGTGCCTGCGTGTGCGGGCGGATGGTTCGCGCGTCCGGCCACGACGACGGCACGTGCCATCTTCGCTCTGTGCCAATGTACTCCATCGAAATCGCCATGGAAACTTTCACTCCCCTCGCTGGACCGATTTCATTGTGGAGTCGGGATGAAGCCTGGAAGGCTGGCACAATGCTTGCCGGTGGTGTCAGCCACCGGAATCGAAAGAACGGATTTGCTGAGGCCTGGAAGGCCGGCACAATGGGTCTCCCGGTCCACCCGAAGCCCGGGCATTGTGTCGGCCCGCTGGGCCTTGAGCATTCCTTTGAATCCACCCCCGGTGGCTGACGCCACCGGCAGACACTCTACCGGCCCTTCGGGCCTGAAAGCCGTCCTCGTACTCAGCACCGCGGTACTCGTACTCCAACTCGATTCGACGGGCGTCGGTTTGTCTTCTTCGACCGAGTCGACCGCGCACCTTTCGAACGATGACATCAAATGCGAATCCCAGGAGATCGAGGTTCGACGAAATCCGGTGGGCGTCCTTCGGGCCACGGTCAAACGACGGCGATTCAATTGCCACAAAAAACGCGAGAAGACACAAAAAAAGAAATGGCCGCTGTCGTCGGGCGTCGGCTAGCAGCGTGATCGGGACCAATCACCAAGGACCGAGAGATGAGTTTCGATTGTCAAAACGCGACGCCCGGTCCATCGGTGCATCGGATGGTTCGCTGGCTTTTCGAGGTAGCTGAAACAAGACGTTCACGTGCTTCGGAAACATCACGACAAAAGGGTATGCGAAAGTACAAAACAATGTGACGCCGAACAAGGCCACGAACCACGGCGATGGCGTCGGGTAGTCCGTTGCACCAATACGCCACGACACGTTGAAACGTCCAAATACCCAAAGCACTGGAATCAGAATCGCGGCAGCCATGTAAAGCGGCGAAACAATCAAGATACCATATCGAAAAAATCGGACGCGGAAATAGACGCCAGCGGCAACGGCGAGCCAATAAATCGGCTCAACGCTAAAGGTGTAGTCGCGCTGAACTACTGCGTGAACGACCAAAAACGTTGTGTGCAAACCGAATACGCCGACAAACCAACGCGTGCATGCAATGTCAGGTCGAAACGGGCTGAGTACAGAAAACCTCCGCGAGGCTTCAGAAATTGGCAGAACGGCTTCGTATGGATTTAGATTCACTTGTCCAGCGAACGTCTACCGCGCTACCGCGGCATGGCGAACGACATTGAGTTTTCAGTTGACGCCGACTCCGTGCCTGCGTGTGCGAGCGGATGGTTCTCGCATCCGGCCACGACGACAGTCCGAGCCATCGCCGCTGACGGCCAATGTACTCGATCGGAATCGCCGTGGGGAATTTCACTCCCCTTGCTGTACCGATTTCATTTTGGAGTCGGGATGAAGCCTGGAAGGCTGGCACAATGCTTGCCGGTGGTGTCAGCCACCGGAATCGAAAGAACGGATTTGCTGAGGCCTGGAAGGCCGGCACAATGGGTCTCCCGGTCCACCCGAAGCCCGGGCATTGTGTCTGCCCGCTGGGCCTTGAGCATTCCTTTGAATCCACCCCCGGTGGCTGACGCCACCGGCAGACACTCTACCGGCCCTCCGGGCCTGAAAGCCGTCCTCGTACTCAGCACCGCGGTACTCGTACTCCTACTCGATTCGACGGGCGTCGGTTTGTCTTCTTCGACCGAGTCGACCGCGCACCGATCGAACCGTGACATCAAATGCGAAACCCAGGAAACGGAGGTTCGACGAATTCCGGTGGGCCGAGTTCAGCCACAACGTCCAGCAGCGTGGGCGACCGGCATCGGTTTGTTTGCCATCCGTGTCGAGTAGGAGTACGAGTACCGGCTGACGCCTGAGTACGAGTACGACTTTTTCGCGAGACGGCACCGATCACCGAGGACCGGCAATGTGGTCTCCATTGTCAAAACGCAACGCCCGGTCCTTCGGTGAATCGGATGGTCCTGCCTTGCCCTGACTCCGATTGACGTAGTACTCGGCTTTGTCGTAGTTGTGTCCAATCTTCCAATATGCCCAAGCCAAATGTAACTTTACAGTCTGATCCTGTTCCTCGTCAAATGTTTGCTTCATCAGTGTGACCGTGTGGCGATCGTAAAGCGTGTTCCCCAGAATCAGTGCGACTGCCGCGCGTACGTCTGCATCGCTGTCACGTATCAATTGACGGACGCGGTTCACTCCTACAGCTTGAAAGTGCACACGCGAGGAAACGCTGTCCGTGTCCAAGTTTCCAGATCCCGAAACGGCCTGTAGGTACAAGGCCAGTAGCCGAGCAGCGGAGAGACGTGTTGCTAAATCCGTAGAGTCAAGTAACCCAATCGTTTGGTTCAGCGTCGCGATGTCGGGTTGGCGCAATGTTGGACTCCCCATTCCCTGTGACGAAACGACTTTGTTACCACTGAATGCCAATTTTCCAGAGAGTTCCGATTCGTATGTGTCCGTATCACCACCAAGGTAGCTCGCTGGGCTCCAGTACGAATGCTTCTCGACGTAGTAGCTAATCGGATGATTCTCGTCTTCAATTCTCGCTAGCAAGCGTTCACGGTCTACGATCCACGCTGCAGTGATAGATGCGGCGAGTATCAAGAGCAAAAGAGTAACAATGCGAAATCGGAAGAATCGACGCATCGGTTGGCCAACATCTTTGGCAGAACGGCGGTGGTCACCGCGTCGGCGCGATGGACCTGAACTCAAAAACAAACTCAACTCGCCGACTGCGGTGCACCACTTGGTTCACGCGTCCGGCCACGACGACAGCCCGAGCCATCGCCGCTCTTTGTCAATGTACTCGATCGGAATCGCCGCGGGAAATCCAGCACCCCAATCAGCGGTCGGCATTTCAGGCGTCGGTTTGTCTTGGATCGTACTCGTACTCAGCATTGCGGTACTCGTGCTCGTACTCGATCGACAGGCGTCGGTTTGCCTTCGCCGGCCGAGTCGACCGCACACCTATCGAACCGTGACAGGGTGCATTCCCATTTAGTTGACGCAAAAATCACGTTAATCGTCGGCCGAAAGGAGTTGTTGGTCAGTGGCTTCAACTTTGCAGCTCATTGGACGAGGCTCCCAGTGCCAACTGTCGCTTGCCTGGGTGCGACGGAATTCGGCCAGCTCGCCGATTGATTCATCCCAACGATTAGGAATCAGATGAGCGCGAACTTGAAGCATCTGCTCCGCGTTTTCGCTTTTCCAAAACATTGCATTGCTCTTTAGACGCAAATTGATCACGCGGCGAATGCTGCTTTCGATCGCCCCGCTACCACAAGGGATTCCGCTGCGACGATAGGCAGGGTAACTCAACCGACCCGCTTCACCATGTCGGCAAAGGTAATGGATTTCTGTTTCCAGTTCTGTGGCCGATTTTCCGACGCGTTCTAGGCCGGCGAGCTCATCAACCACTCGCCGCCATTGACCGTTTCGCAGCAGCGTTCGGTACTGACGATAAAGCCCCTGGCGGACGTCTGCGTCGAGCCCAAGCGAAGCAAGCGCTTTGGAAACGTGATGCACCGCATGGCAGCAGTCCAAGACCTGATGCGTGACGACGCTCGTGAGTCCCGCATATTGAATGATGCGATCAATACGATCCCAAATCCAGGGGGCGCCATCGGCGACGAACGTCACGCTATGTGCCTCCGCGGCTCCGAGCCGATGCAGATGCATCGCAACCAATTCGGCGATCGCGTCGGGCCCAGTCAGGGTGCCATCGATCGTCGCTTCATGCTCCTTCACCATCCGCCCCTGCTCGTCGTGAACAAAAATCGTCATCAGTTTAGGCTCCCGCCAGTCCGCTTCAAACGAGCGTGCAGGTTTCTTTGCCGAGCGTCCGGGCGAGTCAGCTTGCCCCTGAGCGACATCATCGCTTGACGCATTGGAAGTCGATGCAGGTAGCATTTTGCCGCGTATTTTCATTCTTCCGCCATCAATTTGCACCGACACTCGTTTCCCGGCCAATTCACCGGTGCTCGCCAACTTGCCCTGCCGAAACAGTTTGAGCCGATGCCGTCGTAGGCGCAATAAGCCGTCGCCAGATTGATAGGCGATCCGTTTGACCGCCTTGATATCAAGTGTGATACCATCGCGAACCAGTTCTCGGTGAGCCACTTCGATCGAAGGACACAATGCCACTTGGCGTGCCACGCGACTCTCCAGCGCGGGCGAGACGCCTTTGCCGAACCCGAATTGAGCAAGCGAAACATGCAAGCCGACGCGGGGCGAATCGTCTCGACCAAGCAACTTTTTCTTAGGGGCACAGTAGAGCGCTGTGGCCCAGAACAGCATGCCGCCGAGCAATCGAACGGCGACCCTAGTCTCGCGCCCTTTCTGAAGCGGTCTTGAGAAGTTGACCCGACTCGATTGGCATGCTTTTTCAAAACCTTTTTCGATCATGGTCGCGGAGATCAGCCCGGCGACGACCATGTCCGCACCGCGGGCAAAGGCATCATGGATGGTTCTTTCCAGCGTTGCGAGTTGCTCGGGATGATCTGAGATCCGTTGTTTCCAGAGCGTAACTTTGGGAACCAACTGAGCGTAAAAGAGCGCGAGCATTTCTTCAGCCGACTCAATCCGCTCACCATTCTCTTGCCCCATGTCTAGTCCTTGCATTGTCGTCGGCATCCTTGCTAGGCGAGTGGAAAATCATCCTTGAATCGCCCAAGATACCGTCAACACCGGATCCAGAAACAGCAGCCAAGCCCCCGACGGGTTGCTAGCAAAAACGTCAACTAAATGGGAATGCACCCCCGTGACATCAAATGCGAATCTCAGGAAACGGAGGTTCGATGACATCCGGTGGGCGTCCTCCGGGTCACGGTCCAACGACGGCGAATCAATTGCCACAAAAGAACGCGAGAAGACGCAAAAGAAGAAGTGGACGCTGTCGTCAGGCGTCGGTTAGCAGCGTGAACGGCAGCGGTAACGGGGCCGCCGCCAAAAAACTATGATTTCAAAACTCACGTCTTCGGCGGCTCCCGTTCACCGCATTGTTATTTGGCTTTCACGAATGACGTTGAATTGCGAGGGTTCGAATCCGCGCCTGACGGTGCAATTGCCGCCGCTGCGTGATGCAGGAATTGGTTTTCGGTTTCACGCCTGTCTGCGCCACACCGGATTGAAATCAGGGGGCGTTTGAGGCACATCTTCGAAAAGCCTTGGCTCGTCGATCTTCCACCAGTATTCTTTGTATTCAGTTGGCTGATGCGAATCGTAGATCTTCGTGACGCCGAGCAATTCAGTGAACGAATTGGCAGCGAAATCCCAGCCGTCACGTTCGCAGCAGCAGAGTTCCGTTTCGGGATTGTACCAGCATCGGTAGCCTTCGCGTTGGAGCAAGACCAGCGAGGTGTTTTCGGTATTGGAGTAGGCTGAAAGTGCTGGCACGGCCCTTTTGCCAAATAACGAAATGCGATCTATCCGGGTACGGAGTACACGGATAGATCGTGCGTTGAAGTTTGTCGGCACGACTTGGCCGATCTGGGGGACGCTATTAGAACAGCATGAGTTGCTGCATGCCAGTTTCTGCGGTCGTCTCGGTCATGGCGTCCAAGCCCGGGGACTCTCTTGCACTTTCAATGCCACTTTTCAGATACCACTCGTACCACTCCGAAAAACCTTCCCCCATCGCATCGTCCCAGAACCGAATATCATCAAGTTTTTGGCTCTCTCGGTACCAACCTGGGCTACACTCCGAATCGCGTCCCAAGATCACGCTCCAGGATCGCTTCGGATACTCGTGCGTCAGACGAACCGACTCGCTGCCACAGTGCTCACAGCATAGCTCCGGCTCGGTCTCCAACTCGGCCTCCGCTTCTTCCACCGCAGCCATCACGGCCATGCGAGCCTCCGCACCGTCGACTGCACTCAGGGAGGCAAGGCAGCGTTGCTGATACGCCACCGCTTTCGTGCTCGACCAACCTCCGAATTGACGCGTTTTGGTTAGCTGATTGGGCTGGATGTGCAAGCACCAGCGGCAAATGAACTCCGCTGTCGAAAGAGTCAACGGAACTTGAATCGACTCACCACCCGTCGTGTATCCTTCACGTGCCCAGAACGTTACCTCCTGGTCATCGGCCGCGATGATTCGATGGTCGCTGATCGGCCCACCGGTCAGATAACGCGTCAAGTAACGAACCACATGCTCTCCACTACTGCTTTCGGTCGGCGGGGGCTCGATGTAGCTGACCCATTGTTCGGCGACAATTGGTTCTCCGCTTTAGCGACAACTAGTATTCCCGATTACGAATCCGATTTTTATTGAGAGGCCTTTGCTGACCGTCCAGCTGACTTCGTTTTCTTGGCTGTTTCCACGCGATAGCTTGGCACGTTCAACTCGATGATCACGCTGTGGTGAACCAAGCGATCGATCGCCGCCGCCGTCGTCATCGCATCTTTGAAGATCTGGTCCCACTTGCTGAACGCCAAGTTGCTCGTCAACAGAACACTCCCTCTCTCGTAACGTTCCGCCAGCAGCGTGAACAGCACCTCCATCTCTTCTCGATTCTGCTGCACGTAACCCAGGTCGTCGATCATCAGGCCCTCGAAACGAGACAGTTGCTTGATGTACTTCTGCAGGCGAAGATCCCGCTTTGCGATCAGCAACTGTTGCACCAGCAAGCTGCACGTTGTCAGAAGCATGCTCCGGCCTTGCTGGACGAGTTGATTCGCCAAGGCACAAAGCGCGTGACTCTTCCCCGCACCGGGCTGACCGAAAATCAGTACGTTCTCCCGACGATCCAAGAACGATCCCTCCCGAAGACTCTCCAGTTGTCGTGTCACTGACAATGGCAAGCGATCGAAGTTGAACGTCTCCCATGTCTTGCCCAGCGGAAGACGTGAGTTGGTCATTAGACGCTTGATCCGACTCTCGTTGCGGGCCTGGCATTCCAGTTCCGCCAGTTCCGATAAGTATTGAACATGGCTGAGATCCTCCGCGGCTGCTCGGTCGGCCGTCGCTTGAAACTGGTCGCGAAACATCGGCAGACGCAAGCTGCGAAACTGCTCCTTCAGCCGCTCCTCGGTCCGTTCGTTGCTCGTCCTCGTGGGCGGGGTCTTGGGAGGCTGCCGTATCGACGATTCGGTCTTTTTCGATTGGGGCTTTCGTGTGGTTGATTGATTCATCGTTTGGACTCTCCTTGTCAAACGTGTCAAATAATTCGTCATAGTCTTTCAAGTTCGGTGCTTTGACATCGATGTCGGTCACCGGCTTGATCTCGATCGCTTCACTCACCATCAGCCGAACCTGATCGACATCGATGGATTGTCCCGATTGGATTTGAAGACGCAGTGCATTCTGCACCGCATCTTGGCTTTCTCGAGCCGCTAATTGCAGGATCTCAAGATACTTCCTCACCGCCACCTTCTCGCTGTGAGCGTCGCATAGCATGTCATAGGCGATTCGGAAGTGACTCGTCGGGAACATGTCCTGACGGTATTTGTAGTTTTCGAATGCTCCCGGTTTGCGAACCAATGAATCGATCACGTGCCGGTAGTTGATGGCCGATCCGCCGACGCCAGTAAGTCGTGGCATCCGTTGCACGTGGATGCCGTGATGCGTCACATCGATCCACTCGGCACCGATCCGCACATCGACTTTTTGACCGATCAATCGGCTAGGAACCGAATAGATGTTTTTCTTGACATTAATCGTGCTGCTACTGCCGACGATGATGCCTTGTTGGTTGTCATCGGTATCAAGCTTACTATCGGGAAGTGGTCGCAAATGCGAGCGTTCAATTTCAAATCGATTTAAGCGCGCATCATTAGCGCGAACGATCAGGGATCGAACGAAATGCATGTAGTCTTCACGACTGGCGAAGTCGCGACTACCGCGAAGTAGCAATGCTTGGTCGACTCGATTCTTGAGATGACCGTTGGATGACTCAACGTCGCCGTTTTCGTTCGCACAGCGAACGTTGATTCGCTCTGACTTGGTGCCATAGTGATCCATCAACGCTCCATAGCGAGCAGTGAGTTCTTTCTTTGAAGAGTGATTGTTGATCGCAGCGCTAAGGCTATCAGTGCGGTGACGCTCGGGCACTCCGCCGAATTCCCAAAACGCATTTTGAATCCCCTCGCTGAGCGCTTCGAAAGATTCGGAGAAACACAGAGAGACCGACTCGACGTTGGAATACGTCAGGACACAATGAAAGAGCATGTGTTCAAACGAAACGCCCGCGATGGTCACGTTCAGTGTGTTCATGACGGTGAAGTCACTCGCAGCAACCCGAGCCGGATGATGGACCTGCGGGAAGATCACTGCTTTGTCTGGACCTTCTGTACTGCGCCACAATCGGACTCGACGTTCGAAGGTTCGTCGAGTGGAGTCTGGGTAGACGCCTGGATAGCGGTCTTGCAGCCACTGGAAAAGGGTCTTGGCCTGCAGTCGCGGTTCGGCCTCAAGCCTG
Encoded here:
- a CDS encoding TIGR03067 domain-containing protein, translating into MKTAVEFAMVCIVCLVSAAARADDPTDDKSRLQGVWALSSGETNGRKLGEVLRKKGLSDLRIKFSGDLMTMTGFGTPDYTYQFTLQPMDQPKGMRLVTVETHGKAPKGSILHCIYEMKGEELRLCLPSDSTVERPKKFEAPSGSRLSLLVLNRQTDNDNSRSEPADAR
- a CDS encoding HEAT repeat domain-containing protein, which encodes MRRFFRFRIVTLLLLILAASITAAWIVDRERLLARIEDENHPISYYVEKHSYWSPASYLGGDTDTYESELSGKLAFSGNKVVSSQGMGSPTLRQPDIATLNQTIGLLDSTDLATRLSAARLLALYLQAVSGSGNLDTDSVSSRVHFQAVGVNRVRQLIRDSDADVRAAVALILGNTLYDRHTVTLMKQTFDEEQDQTVKLHLAWAYWKIGHNYDKAEYYVNRSQGKAGPSDSPKDRALRFDNGDHIAGPR
- the istB gene encoding IS21-like element helper ATPase IstB; the protein is MTNYLTRLTRRVQTMNQSTTRKPQSKKTESSIRQPPKTPPTRTSNERTEERLKEQFRSLRLPMFRDQFQATADRAAAEDLSHVQYLSELAELECQARNESRIKRLMTNSRLPLGKTWETFNFDRLPLSVTRQLESLREGSFLDRRENVLIFGQPGAGKSHALCALANQLVQQGRSMLLTTCSLLVQQLLIAKRDLRLQKYIKQLSRFEGLMIDDLGYVQQNREEMEVLFTLLAERYERGSVLLTSNLAFSKWDQIFKDAMTTAAAIDRLVHHSVIIELNVPSYRVETAKKTKSAGRSAKASQ
- a CDS encoding transposase gives rise to the protein MVAEQWVSYIEPPPTESSSGEHVVRYLTRYLTGGPISDHRIIAADDQEVTFWAREGYTTGGESIQVPLTLSTAEFICRWCLHIQPNQLTKTRQFGGWSSTKAVAYQQRCLASLSAVDGAEARMAVMAAVEEAEAELETEPELCCEHCGSESVRLTHEYPKRSWSVILGRDSECSPGWYRESQKLDDIRFWDDAMGEGFSEWYEWYLKSGIESARESPGLDAMTETTAETGMQQLMLF